In the genome of Pan troglodytes isolate AG18354 chromosome 15, NHGRI_mPanTro3-v2.0_pri, whole genome shotgun sequence, one region contains:
- the INSM2 gene encoding insulinoma-associated protein 2: protein MPRGFLVKRTKRTGGSYRVRLAERVFPLLGPQGAPPFLEEAPSASLPGAERAAPPTREEPGKGLTAEAAREQSGSPCRAAGVSPGTGGREGAEWRAGGREGPGPSPSPSPSPSPAKPAGAELRRAFLERCLSSPVSAESFPGGAAAVAAFSCSVAPAAAPTSGEQFLLPLRAPFPEPALQPDPAPLSAALQSLKRAAGGERRGKAPTGCASGPAAAGIKKPKAMRKLSFADEVTTSPVLGLKIKEEEPGAPSRGLGGSRTPLGEFICQLCKEQYADPFALAQHRCSRIVRVEYRCPECDKVFSCPANLASHRRWHKPRPAAANAATVSSADGKPPSSSSSSSRDSGAIASFLAEGKENSRIERTADQHPQARDSSGADQHPDSAPRQGLQVLTHPEPPLPQGPYTEGVLGRRVPVPGSTSGGRGSEIFVCPYCHKKFRRQAYLRKHLSTHEAGSARALAPGFGSERGAPLAFACPLCGAHFPTADIREKHRLWHAVREELLLPALAGAPPETSGPSGPSDGSAQQIFSCKHCPSTFFSSPGLTRHINKCHPSESRQVLLLQMPLRPGC, encoded by the coding sequence ATGCCAAGGGGATTCCTGGTGAAGCGAACTAAACGGACAGGCGGCTCGTACCGAGTTCGCCTTGCGGAGCGTGTCTTCCCTCTGCTGGGGCCCCAGGGGGCGCCGCCCTTCTTGGAGGAGGCTCCCAGCGCCTCCTTGCCCGGCGCGGAGCGGGCGGCACCCCCCACCCGAGAGGAACCAGGAAAGGGGTTGACGGCGGAGGCGGCCCGGGAACAGTCGGGGTCGCCATGTCGGGCGGCTGGGGTGAGCCCGGGGACGGGCGGGCGGGAAGGCGCGGAGTGGCGGGCGGGTGGCAGGGAAGGTCCcgggcccagccccagccccagccccagccccagtccAGCGAAGCCGGCAGGCGCAGAGCTGCGTCGGGCGTTCCTGGAGCGCTGCCTCAGCTCGCCCGTCTCCGCCGAGTCTTTCCCCGGGGGCGCCGCCGCCGTGGCCGCTTTCTCCTGCTCCGTGGCGCCAGCAGCCGCACCGACCTCGGGGGAGCAGTTTCTGCTGCCGCTTCGGGCGCCGTTCCCAGAGCCCGCGCTTCAGCCGGACCCTGCGCCCCTCTCGGCCGCCCTTCAGAGTCTGAAGCGGGCGGCCGGCGGCGAGCGCCGCGGCAAGGCACCCACGGGCTGCGCGTCTGGACCCGCGGCCGCGGGAATCAAGAAGCCAAAGGCCATGAGGAAGTTGAGCTTTGCCGATGAGGTGACCACATCCCCTGTCCTGGGCCTGAAGATCAAGGAGGAGGAGCCCGGAGCGCCGTCCCGGGGCTTGGGGGGCAGCCGCACGCCACTGGGGGAGTTCATCTGCCAGCTGTGCAAGGAGCAGTACGCAGACCCCTTCGCGCTGGCCCAGCACCGCTGCTCCCGCATCGTGCGCGTAGAGTACCGCTGCCCTGAGTGCGACAAGGTGTTCAGCTGTCCTGCGAACCTGGCCTCCCATCGCCGCTGGCATAAGCCGCGTCCCGCGGCTGCAAACGCCGCCACAGTCTCCTCCGCCGACGGGAAGCCGCCTTCTTCGTCGTCTTCGTCCTCCCGGGACTCCGGGGCCATTGCATCTTTTCTGGCGGAGGGAAAGGAGAACAGCCGAATAGAGCGGACTGCGGATCAGCACCCGCAGGCCAGGGACAGCTCCGGGGCGGATCAGCACCCGGACAGCGCCCCGAGGCAGGGCCTCCAGGTGCTGACGCATCCAGAGCCACCGCTGCCTCAGGGCCCCTACACGGAGGGGGTGTTGGGGCGCCGGGTACCTGTGCCGGGCAGTACCAGTGGTGGCAGGGGATCCGAGATTTTCGTGTGCCCATATTGCCACAAAAAGTTTCGTCGCCAAGCCTATCTGCGCAAGCACCTGAGTACTCACGAGGCGGGCTCGGCCCGTGCGCTAGCGCCGGGCTTTGGCTCCGAACGCGGTGCCCCACTTGCCTTCGCTTGCCCATTGTGCGGAGCGCACTTCCCTACAGCAGATATCAGGGAGAAGCACCGGCTGTGGCATGCTGTCCGCGAGGAGCTGCTCCTGCCCGCTCTGGCGGGGGCTCCTCCCGAAACGTCGGGCCCTAGCGGGCCATCTGACGGGAGTGCCCAGCAAATTTTCTCGTGCAAGCACTGCCCGTCCACTTTTTTTAGCTCTCCAGGGCTGACCCGGCACATCAATAAGTGCCACCCCTCAGAAAGCCGGCAAGTGCTGCTGCTGCAGATGCCACTGCGGCCTGGCTGCTGA